In a genomic window of Tursiops truncatus isolate mTurTru1 chromosome 7, mTurTru1.mat.Y, whole genome shotgun sequence:
- the MSTN gene encoding growth/differentiation factor 8, whose translation MQKLQIYVCIYLFMLIVAGPVDLNENSEQKENVEKEGLCNACMWRQNTKSSRLEAIKIQILSKLRLETAPNISKDAIRQLLPKAPPLRELIDQYDVQRDDSSDGSLEDDDYHATTETVITMPTESDLLMQVEGKPKCCFFKFSSKIQYNKVVKAQLWIYLRPVKTPTTVFVQILRLIKPMKDGTRYTGIRSLKLDMNPGTGIWQSIDVKTVLQNWLKQPESNLGIEIKALDENGHDLAVTFPGPGEDGLNPFLEVKVTDTPKRSRRDFGLDCDEHSTESRCCRYPLTVDFEAFGWDWIIAPKRYKANYCSGECEFVFLQKYPHTHLVHQANPRGSAGPCCTPTKMSPINMLYFNGKEQIIYGKIPAMVVDRCGCS comes from the exons atGCAAAAACTGCAAATCTATGTTTGTATTTACCTATTTATGCTGATTGTTGCTGGTCCAGTGGATCTGAATGAGAACAGCGagcaaaaggaaaatgtggaAAAAGAGGGGCTGtgtaatgcatgtatgtggagaCAAAACACTAAATCCTCAAGACTAGAAGCCATAAAAATCCAAATCCTCAGTAAACTTCGCCTGGAAACAGCTCCTAACATCAGCAAAGATGCTATAAGACAACTTTTGCCCAAAGCTCCTCCACTCCGGGAACTGATTGATCAGTACGATGTCCAGAGAGATGACAGCAGTGACGGCTCCTTGGAAGATGATGATTACCACGCTACGACGGAAACGGTCATTACCATGCCCACAGAGT CTGATCTTCTAATGCAAGTGGAAGGAAAACCCAAATGTTGCTTCTTTAAATTTAGCtctaaaatacaatacaataaagTAGTAAAGGCCCAACTGTGGATATATCTGAGGCCAGTCAAGACTCCTACAACAGTGTTTGTGCAAATCCTGAGACTCATCAAACCCATGAAAGACGGTACAAGGTATACTGGAATCCGATCTCTGAAACTTGACATGAACCCAGGCACTGGTATTTGGCAGAGCATTGATGTGAAGACAGTGTTGCAAAATTGGCTCAAACAACCTGAATCCAACTTAGGCATTGAAATCAAAGCTTTAGATGAGAATGGGCATGATCTTGCTGTAACCTTCCCAGGACCAGGAGAAGATGGGCTG AATCCCTTTTTAGAAGTCAAGGTAACAGACACACCAAAAAGATCCAGGAGAGATTTTGGACTCGACTGTGATGAGCACTCCACAGAATCTCGATGCTGTCGTTACCCTCTAACTGTGGATTTTGAAGCTTTTGGATGGGATTGGATTATTGCACCTAAAAGATATAAGGCCAATTACTGCTCTGGAGAGtgtgaatttgtatttttacaaaaatatcctCATACCCATCTTGTGCACCAAGCAAACCCCAGAGGTTCAGCAGGCCCCTGTTGTACTCCCACAAAGATGTCTCCAATTAATATGCTATATTTTAATGGCAAAGAACAAATAATATATGGGAAAATTCCAGCCATGGTAGTAGATCGCTGTGGGTGCTCATGA